Proteins found in one Paenibacillus dendritiformis genomic segment:
- the walK gene encoding cell wall metabolism sensor histidine kinase WalK has protein sequence MKRGIGRFFRTIQAKLIIIYVLLILIAMQLIGVYFVSSMKNSLTLNFSRDLRNTAGLLSLYTGQTLKGDETVDNPNTIKEIDRFVRNFINMNGMEIQVLDATGRVLTTSSQTSTEYVGRKNTEPVVNRALQGISYNEEVIIDDKNVRKQIMAQPVYSNGKLVGALYIVASMKELYETINGINRIFFSGMAIALGLTAVLGIILAHTITQPIKEITKQATKVAEGNFDGEVPVLGTDEIGQLSEAFNYMTRRLQEALNANEEEKEKLASILTNMSDGVIATDEAGQVILVNRRACLMLGIREADASGRPIAGLLSIPDQQVEQLVSGENNGMLLPAHGDGEAAQPGGDTVLRVSFTPIHRRGEGMTGSIVVLQDVTEQEKLEQSRREFVANVSHELRTPLTTIKSYAEALEDGALEEKELSGRFVGVIRNETERMIRLVTDLLHLSRLDSKQAIMRKQPTDIAEMLEDVLDRFSFQFRKKRITAKASVEGTNIPVVIDRDQIDQLLDNLVSNALKYTADGGEVTLSAIFREDKPSVEVNVSDNGIGIPQKDLERIFERFYRVDKARSRNMGGTGLGLSIAREIVRAHGGDIRIESEWNEGTKVTFTLPVSAEGSDPSV, from the coding sequence ATGAAGCGGGGGATCGGCCGTTTTTTTCGCACCATTCAGGCGAAGCTGATCATTATTTATGTATTGCTCATTCTGATCGCGATGCAATTAATCGGTGTGTACTTCGTCAGCTCGATGAAGAATTCGTTGACGCTGAACTTCTCCCGGGATCTGCGGAATACGGCAGGGCTCTTGTCTCTGTATACGGGCCAGACGTTGAAGGGCGACGAGACGGTAGACAATCCGAATACGATTAAAGAGATTGATCGGTTCGTGCGCAACTTCATCAATATGAACGGCATGGAGATTCAGGTGCTGGATGCGACGGGGCGGGTGTTGACGACTTCGTCGCAGACAAGCACGGAATATGTCGGACGCAAAAATACGGAGCCAGTCGTGAACCGCGCGCTGCAGGGCATCAGCTATAACGAGGAAGTCATCATCGACGACAAAAACGTGCGCAAGCAGATTATGGCCCAGCCCGTCTACTCGAACGGGAAGCTCGTCGGCGCGTTGTATATTGTCGCGTCGATGAAGGAACTGTACGAGACGATTAACGGAATCAACCGAATCTTCTTCTCGGGGATGGCGATCGCCCTCGGCCTGACGGCGGTGCTGGGCATCATTCTGGCCCATACGATTACGCAGCCGATCAAGGAGATCACGAAGCAGGCGACGAAGGTCGCGGAAGGGAACTTCGATGGCGAAGTCCCGGTGCTGGGCACGGACGAGATCGGGCAGCTGAGCGAGGCGTTCAATTATATGACGCGGCGGCTGCAGGAAGCGCTCAATGCGAATGAGGAAGAGAAGGAGAAGCTGGCCTCCATTCTGACCAATATGAGCGATGGCGTGATCGCGACGGATGAAGCGGGACAAGTCATACTCGTGAATCGGCGGGCTTGCCTGATGCTGGGGATTCGGGAAGCCGATGCCTCGGGCCGGCCGATCGCCGGACTGCTGAGCATTCCCGATCAGCAGGTCGAGCAGCTCGTCAGCGGGGAGAACAACGGGATGCTGCTTCCGGCGCACGGGGACGGCGAAGCGGCCCAACCGGGCGGCGATACGGTGCTGCGCGTCTCGTTCACCCCGATTCACCGCCGCGGCGAAGGCATGACCGGATCGATTGTCGTCCTGCAGGATGTGACCGAGCAGGAGAAGCTGGAGCAATCGCGCCGGGAATTCGTCGCGAATGTATCGCATGAGCTGCGCACGCCGCTCACGACGATCAAGAGCTATGCCGAAGCGCTGGAGGACGGCGCCCTGGAGGAGAAGGAGCTGTCCGGGCGCTTCGTCGGCGTCATCCGCAATGAGACGGAACGGATGATCCGGCTCGTGACGGATCTGCTTCATCTGTCGCGGCTTGATTCGAAGCAGGCGATTATGCGCAAGCAGCCGACCGATATTGCCGAGATGCTGGAGGATGTGCTGGACCGATTCTCCTTCCAATTCCGCAAAAAGCGGATAACGGCGAAGGCATCGGTCGAGGGAACCAATATTCCGGTCGTCATCGACCGCGATCAGATCGATCAACTGCTCGACAATCTCGTGTCGAATGCGTTGAAATATACGGCTGATGGCGGCGAAGTCACCTTGTCCGCCATCTTCCGGGAAGATAAGCCGAGCGTTGAGGTGAACGTGAGCGACAACGGCATCGGCATTCCGCAAAAAGATCTGGAGCGTATCTTCGAACGCTTCTACCGCGTCGATAAGGCGCGATCGAGAAATATGGGAGGAACCGGTCTGGGGTTGTCCATTGCCCGGGAAATTGTGCGGGCGCATGGCGGGGATATCCGAATCGAGTCGGAATGGAATGAAGGCACGAAGGTAACCTTCACCCTTCCGGTATCGGCCGAAGGGAGTGACCCAAGCGTATGA
- the yycF gene encoding response regulator YycF encodes MHGKILVVDDEQPIADILKFNLEKEGYEVICAFDGGTAVELALSEKPDLILLDLMLPVKDGMDVCREIRQHLHMPIIMLTAKDTELDKVLGLEMGADDYVTKPFSTREMLARVKAHLRRQNKASAQAAADEQGTDNGEKQGLRLHELLIDTDMYVVYKNKEMLDLTHREYELLHYLVRNAGKVMTREHLLQAVWGYEYFGDVRTVDVTIRRLREKIEDDPSKPEYIITRRGLGYMMRNPRNGGF; translated from the coding sequence ATGCACGGCAAAATTCTCGTGGTGGATGATGAGCAGCCGATAGCGGATATTCTCAAATTCAATCTGGAAAAGGAAGGGTACGAGGTCATCTGCGCCTTCGACGGCGGCACGGCGGTCGAGCTGGCGCTGTCGGAGAAGCCGGACCTGATCCTGCTTGATCTGATGCTGCCGGTGAAGGACGGAATGGATGTGTGCCGGGAGATCAGACAGCATCTTCATATGCCGATCATTATGCTGACGGCGAAGGATACGGAGCTGGACAAGGTGCTGGGACTGGAGATGGGCGCGGACGATTATGTGACGAAGCCGTTCAGCACGCGCGAGATGCTGGCGCGGGTCAAGGCGCATCTGCGCCGGCAAAATAAAGCGTCCGCCCAAGCTGCGGCCGATGAGCAGGGCACGGATAATGGCGAGAAGCAAGGCTTGCGGCTGCATGAGCTGCTGATTGACACGGATATGTATGTCGTGTACAAGAACAAGGAAATGCTCGATTTGACCCACCGGGAGTACGAGCTGCTTCATTATCTGGTGCGGAATGCCGGCAAGGTCATGACCCGAGAGCATCTGCTGCAGGCGGTATGGGGATATGAGTACTTCGGCGATGTCCGTACGGTAGACGTGACGATTCGCCGCCTGCGCGAGAAGATCGAGGATGATCCGAGCAAGCCGGAGTACATCATTACGCGGCGGGGCCTCGGTTACATGATGCGTAATCCGCGTAACGGGGGCTTCTAA
- a CDS encoding peptidoglycan DD-metalloendopeptidase family protein, whose product MERYDSDHRTDEKNSVSGSRWQQWKAAWRRMMPESAQQWIAAHRKQLGLTLGGAALIAASIWGGTAYVHANTVTYFHVYNNSEWLGTVSSLDELESFYVKKQQEEQGKYPNAHIQIDTKNIRTEPDSGFKAKPTTAETIAKLDSTLKPFAAGVQLKVNGKSIGIVKDEATAEKILTQIKSKYSGKAGAGTSAKEVKVLSAPVRSANATKAMSRVESVEFRERISMDESNTDPQQVLEPEEALRMLTTGVTKPVKYAVKEGDTLSSIAKKQNVPLETIYRNNPNVGEEVLKPGQELDLTDAKPMITVKTVEAYSEYLVTEPQRIIKEDPDMRAGESKVVRKGKQGLKRMSYRLTKDNGKLTHEEWIEQEVIEPSVPEIILRGTKVVRGEGSGTFDWPVNGATLTSGFGSRWGRTHKGIDLVSSDRSIMAADEGVIIFAGQKSGYGNAIIVDHNNGYKTLYGHLNSIGVNVGDIVEKGQDIGVMGNTGNSTGTHLHFEIHVNDEVQNPLKYL is encoded by the coding sequence ATGGAACGTTACGATAGCGATCACCGGACGGATGAGAAGAATTCGGTCTCAGGCAGCCGGTGGCAACAATGGAAGGCAGCGTGGCGTCGGATGATGCCGGAATCCGCCCAACAGTGGATCGCTGCTCATCGGAAGCAACTCGGCCTGACTCTGGGGGGAGCGGCGCTTATCGCTGCATCGATCTGGGGCGGAACTGCCTATGTTCATGCAAATACGGTAACGTATTTTCACGTATATAACAATAGTGAATGGTTGGGAACGGTCTCCAGTCTGGACGAGCTGGAGTCGTTCTATGTGAAGAAGCAGCAGGAAGAGCAAGGGAAATATCCGAACGCCCATATCCAGATCGATACGAAGAATATCCGTACGGAGCCCGATTCCGGCTTCAAGGCGAAGCCGACGACGGCAGAGACGATTGCCAAGCTGGATAGTACGCTGAAGCCGTTTGCGGCTGGCGTCCAGCTCAAGGTGAACGGCAAGAGCATCGGCATCGTGAAGGATGAAGCGACGGCAGAGAAGATTCTCACCCAGATTAAGTCGAAGTATTCCGGCAAGGCGGGCGCAGGCACATCGGCCAAGGAGGTCAAAGTGCTGTCCGCACCGGTCCGTTCGGCGAATGCGACGAAGGCGATGTCCCGCGTGGAATCGGTCGAGTTCCGCGAGCGGATAAGCATGGACGAGAGCAATACCGATCCGCAGCAGGTGCTGGAACCGGAGGAGGCGCTCCGGATGCTGACGACTGGCGTAACCAAGCCGGTCAAATATGCCGTGAAGGAGGGCGACACGCTCTCTTCGATCGCCAAAAAGCAGAATGTGCCGCTGGAGACGATCTACCGCAACAACCCGAACGTCGGGGAAGAAGTGCTGAAGCCGGGACAAGAGCTGGATCTAACCGATGCGAAGCCGATGATTACGGTCAAGACCGTGGAAGCGTACAGCGAATATTTGGTGACGGAGCCGCAGCGGATCATCAAGGAGGATCCGGACATGCGCGCAGGCGAATCCAAGGTCGTGCGCAAGGGCAAGCAGGGCCTGAAGCGGATGTCGTACCGTCTGACGAAGGATAACGGCAAGCTGACTCATGAAGAGTGGATTGAGCAGGAGGTTATCGAGCCTTCCGTTCCCGAGATTATTTTGCGCGGAACGAAGGTGGTCCGCGGCGAAGGGTCAGGCACCTTCGATTGGCCTGTCAACGGGGCTACGCTGACCAGCGGCTTCGGAAGCCGCTGGGGCCGGACGCATAAAGGCATCGATCTCGTATCGTCCGATCGCTCCATCATGGCAGCGGACGAAGGCGTCATTATTTTTGCCGGACAGAAGAGCGGCTATGGCAATGCCATCATCGTCGACCATAACAACGGCTATAAGACGCTGTACGGCCATCTCAACTCCATTGGCGTCAATGTCGGCGATATTGTTGAAAAAGGACAAGATATCGGCGTGATGGGCAATACGGGCAATTCGACGGGCACGCATCTTCATTTTGAGATCCACGTGAACGACGAAGTCCAGAATCCTTTAAAATACTTATAA
- a CDS encoding adenylosuccinate synthase: MSTVVVVGTQWGDEGKGKITDFLAESADVVARYQGGNNAGHTILINNKKYKLSLIPSGIFYTDKICVIGNGMVVNPKALIEEIGYIHDNGFSTDNLRISDRAHVIMPYHMVLDGLEEERKGPNKIGTTRKGIGPAYMDKAARNGIRIVDLLDKDVFEEKFRHLAKEKNELIRMYGGEELDVEATLNEYLQYADAIRKYVVDTSVVLNDAIDAGKKVLFEGAQGVMLDIDQGTYPFVTSSNPTAGGVCIGSGVGPSKIEEVIGVAKAYTTRVGDGPFPTELNCETGDFIREAGHEYGTVTGRARRVGWFDSVVVRHARRVSGITGLSLNSLDVLTGLKTVKICTAYKYRDEVIEHYPANLNMLAECEAIYEEMPGWTEDISQCKTMEELPESTRNYVKRVSELTGIPISIFSVGRNREQTNQVRPIYR, from the coding sequence ATGTCTACAGTAGTCGTCGTAGGAACCCAATGGGGTGACGAGGGAAAAGGGAAAATTACCGATTTCCTCGCCGAAAGCGCAGATGTAGTGGCGCGATATCAAGGCGGTAACAATGCGGGGCACACGATCCTAATCAATAATAAAAAGTATAAGCTGAGCCTAATACCATCCGGCATCTTCTACACGGACAAAATCTGTGTCATCGGTAACGGAATGGTGGTCAATCCAAAGGCGTTAATCGAAGAAATTGGATATATTCACGATAATGGCTTCTCGACCGATAATCTCCGCATCAGCGATCGCGCGCATGTCATTATGCCATATCATATGGTGCTGGACGGGTTGGAAGAAGAACGCAAAGGACCGAACAAAATCGGGACGACCCGCAAAGGGATCGGACCTGCGTATATGGACAAAGCAGCCCGCAACGGCATTCGCATCGTCGACTTGCTCGACAAGGACGTATTCGAGGAGAAATTCCGCCATCTCGCCAAAGAGAAGAACGAATTGATCCGAATGTACGGCGGCGAAGAGCTGGATGTTGAAGCGACGCTGAACGAATATCTGCAATATGCGGATGCAATCCGCAAGTATGTCGTCGACACTTCCGTCGTGCTGAACGATGCGATCGATGCCGGCAAAAAGGTGCTGTTCGAAGGGGCGCAAGGCGTCATGCTCGATATCGACCAAGGCACCTATCCGTTCGTTACGTCCTCGAATCCGACGGCAGGCGGCGTCTGCATCGGTTCGGGCGTGGGACCTTCCAAGATCGAAGAGGTTATTGGCGTCGCCAAGGCCTATACGACACGCGTCGGCGACGGTCCGTTCCCGACGGAGCTGAACTGCGAGACGGGAGACTTCATCCGCGAAGCGGGCCATGAATATGGCACCGTTACCGGCCGTGCCCGCCGCGTCGGCTGGTTCGACAGCGTCGTCGTGCGCCATGCACGCCGGGTAAGCGGCATTACCGGATTGTCCTTGAACTCGCTGGATGTGCTGACTGGCTTGAAGACGGTCAAAATCTGCACGGCTTACAAATACCGTGACGAGGTAATTGAGCATTATCCTGCGAACTTGAACATGCTCGCGGAATGCGAAGCCATCTACGAGGAAATGCCAGGCTGGACGGAAGACATCTCGCAATGCAAGACGATGGAAGAGCTGCCGGAGAGCACCCGCAACTATGTGAAGCGGGTCTCGGAGCTGACAGGCATTCCGATCTCGATCTTCTCGGTCGGACGCAATCGCGAACAGACGAACCAGGTTCGCCCAATCTATCGCTAA